The following coding sequences lie in one Lentilactobacillus sp. SPB1-3 genomic window:
- the pyk gene encoding pyruvate kinase, whose translation MKKTKIVSTLGPASTDVDTITQLIEAGANVFRFNFSHGDHEEHEGRMNNVHEAEKKTGKTVGIMLDTKGAEIRTTVEKGGKLEFHTGDTFRISMDDSLEGTKEKIAVTYPGLFDDVHVGGHVLFDDGLLDTLIEEKDEANRELVVTAQNDGLLGSRKGVNAPGVSINLPGITEKDSSDIRFGLDHDIDFIAASFVRKPQDVMDIRELLEEKHMEHVQIFPKIESQEGINNFDEIIKVSDGLMVARGDMGVEIPAENVPLVQKTLIKKCNALGKPVITATQMLDSMQENPRPTRAEASDVANAVFDGTDATMLSGESANGDYPVESVATMARIDVKAENAFADFGTPRPKFDASDVTESIGDSVARVAKELGIHTIVAATRSGYTARMISKYHPDADILAITFDERTRRGLMVNWGVHPVLVDEVKSTDEIFDLASKKAVETGLAKEGDLIIVTAGVPVGESGTTNLMRVQLIGSKLVQGQGVGDKTVIGKAVLAKSASDANNKVTEGSILVTSSTDKDYLPAIEKASAVVVENGGLTSHAAVVGISMGIPVIVGAANATSKISDGELITVDSRRGVIYHGASSSI comes from the coding sequence ATGAAGAAAACTAAGATCGTAAGTACGCTTGGACCAGCAAGTACTGACGTTGACACAATTACTCAACTAATCGAAGCAGGCGCAAACGTTTTCCGATTTAACTTTTCACACGGTGATCATGAAGAACATGAAGGCCGCATGAACAATGTCCATGAAGCAGAAAAGAAGACTGGTAAGACAGTTGGAATTATGCTTGATACCAAGGGTGCTGAAATCCGTACCACTGTGGAAAAGGGCGGCAAGCTTGAATTCCATACTGGTGATACTTTCCGTATTTCAATGGATGACAGTCTTGAAGGTACTAAAGAAAAAATCGCTGTTACTTACCCAGGATTGTTTGATGATGTTCATGTTGGCGGTCACGTTTTATTCGATGACGGTTTGTTGGACACATTGATTGAAGAAAAAGACGAAGCTAACCGTGAGTTAGTTGTTACTGCTCAAAACGATGGTCTTCTTGGATCACGTAAGGGTGTTAACGCTCCAGGTGTTTCAATTAACTTACCTGGTATCACTGAAAAAGATTCAAGTGATATTCGTTTTGGTTTGGATCACGATATTGACTTTATCGCTGCTTCATTCGTGCGTAAACCTCAAGATGTTATGGATATCCGTGAATTACTTGAAGAAAAGCACATGGAACATGTTCAAATCTTCCCTAAGATCGAATCACAAGAAGGTATCAACAACTTTGATGAAATCATCAAGGTTTCAGATGGTTTGATGGTTGCTCGTGGAGACATGGGTGTTGAAATTCCAGCTGAAAATGTACCTTTGGTACAAAAAACTTTAATTAAAAAATGTAACGCATTAGGCAAGCCAGTTATTACTGCTACACAAATGCTTGACTCAATGCAAGAAAACCCACGTCCTACACGTGCCGAAGCATCTGATGTTGCTAACGCTGTCTTTGATGGTACTGATGCAACTATGCTTTCTGGTGAAAGTGCTAACGGTGACTACCCAGTTGAATCTGTTGCTACTATGGCAAGAATCGATGTTAAGGCTGAAAATGCTTTTGCTGACTTCGGTACTCCACGTCCTAAGTTCGATGCTAGTGATGTTACTGAATCAATCGGTGACTCAGTTGCTCGTGTTGCTAAGGAACTTGGCATCCACACTATCGTTGCTGCTACTCGTTCAGGTTACACTGCTCGTATGATTTCTAAGTACCATCCAGATGCAGACATCTTAGCAATCACTTTCGATGAGAGAACTCGTCGTGGTTTGATGGTTAACTGGGGTGTTCATCCAGTACTTGTTGATGAAGTTAAGAGCACAGACGAAATCTTTGATCTTGCATCAAAGAAAGCCGTTGAAACTGGTTTAGCCAAGGAAGGCGATTTAATTATCGTTACTGCCGGTGTTCCAGTTGGTGAAAGTGGTACTACTAACTTGATGAGAGTTCAATTGATCGGCTCAAAGTTAGTTCAAGGCCAAGGTGTTGGTGACAAGACTGTTATCGGAAAAGCTGTTTTAGCTAAGAGTGCTTCAGATGCTAACAACAAAGTTACTGAAGGAAGCATTTTAGTAACTAGCTCAACTGATAAAGATTACTTACCAGCTATTGAAAAAGCTTCAGCAGTTGTTGTTGAAAATGGTGGTTTAACATCACACGCAGCCGTTGTTGGTATTTCAATGGGAATTCCTGTTATCGTTGGCGCAGCTAACGCTACTAGCAAGATTTCTGATGGTGAATTGATTACAGTTGACTCACGTCGTGGTGTAATTTACCATGGTGCCTCAAGCTCAATCTAA